Proteins from a single region of Flavobacterium sp. YJ01:
- a CDS encoding family 10 glycosylhydrolase — protein MKTIKFIILILLFQTKLFSQESPKREMRAAWISTVDNIDWPSKPGLSDKQMKAEMISILDNLRSNNLNTVIFQIRPTADAYYKSTKEPASHWITGTQGIAPGFDPLQMMIDEAGKRGMNVHVWLNPYRVQKDTVKDVLTKSHLFFKKPELFLTYGKSRYFNPGYKETRDFVSSVVGEIVRNYDIQAVHMDDYFYPYKIEGQEFPDEKAFAKEPRQFKDKDDWRRDNVDLIIKQIRDTIIANKPEVEFGISPFGVWRNIAKDSQGSNTKAGATNYDDLYANILKWQKENWIDYVTPQLYWHIGFDRANFEVLAKWWADHKYGANLYVGHGDYKISTKAKELEWRSPDEIVKQIEMIRKIPQIDGSMHFTANSFFKKGDTLRNALIQKPYKYIALTPEANRITRIKPQPPTNAIITKKGDKAILNWKAEMYDKKYVIYRFPKGKITDFSNPANIYYVTTAVKLKVENPDLENYVYAVSALSQTQTESSPVEFSTK, from the coding sequence ATGAAAACCATAAAATTCATAATCCTAATACTGCTCTTTCAAACAAAACTCTTCAGTCAGGAATCACCGAAAAGAGAAATGCGTGCAGCTTGGATTTCTACTGTTGACAATATCGACTGGCCATCAAAACCAGGATTGTCAGACAAACAAATGAAGGCCGAAATGATTAGTATTTTAGACAATTTAAGATCTAATAATCTGAATACGGTAATTTTTCAAATTCGCCCAACTGCCGATGCATATTACAAATCGACAAAAGAGCCAGCTTCGCATTGGATAACAGGAACTCAAGGTATTGCTCCAGGATTTGATCCGTTGCAAATGATGATTGATGAAGCTGGAAAAAGAGGAATGAACGTTCATGTTTGGCTAAATCCTTATCGTGTACAAAAAGATACTGTAAAAGATGTTTTGACCAAATCGCATTTATTTTTCAAAAAGCCTGAATTGTTTTTAACGTATGGAAAATCAAGATATTTTAATCCAGGTTATAAAGAAACCAGAGATTTTGTTTCTTCTGTAGTTGGCGAAATTGTTCGTAATTATGACATTCAAGCCGTTCATATGGATGATTATTTTTATCCTTATAAAATTGAAGGACAAGAATTTCCAGATGAAAAAGCTTTCGCTAAAGAGCCGCGTCAGTTTAAAGATAAAGACGATTGGAGAAGAGATAATGTCGATTTAATCATCAAGCAAATCAGAGATACTATTATTGCGAATAAACCTGAAGTTGAATTCGGAATTTCGCCTTTCGGCGTTTGGCGTAATATTGCGAAAGATTCTCAAGGTTCTAACACAAAGGCGGGAGCCACAAATTATGACGATTTGTATGCCAATATTTTAAAATGGCAAAAAGAAAATTGGATAGATTATGTAACGCCACAATTGTATTGGCATATTGGTTTTGATAGAGCTAATTTTGAAGTTTTGGCAAAATGGTGGGCAGATCATAAATATGGTGCAAACCTTTATGTTGGTCACGGCGATTATAAAATTTCGACTAAAGCGAAAGAGTTAGAATGGAGAAGTCCCGATGAGATTGTGAAACAAATTGAAATGATTCGAAAAATTCCTCAAATAGACGGTTCAATGCATTTTACAGCAAATTCATTCTTTAAAAAAGGAGATACTTTAAGAAATGCTCTTATTCAAAAACCATATAAATATATCGCTTTAACGCCCGAAGCTAATAGAATTACAAGAATAAAACCGCAACCGCCAACTAATGCAATAATTACTAAAAAAGGCGACAAAGCAATATTAAATTGGAAGGCTGAAATGTATGATAAGAAATATGTAATTTACAGATTTCCGAAAGGAAAAATTACAGATTTCTCCAATCCAGCTAATATTTATTATGTAACAACAGCAGTAAAATTGAAAGTTGAAAATCCTGATTTAGAAAATTATGTCTATGCTGTTTCTGCTTTGAGTCAAACTCAGACAGAAAGTAGTCCAGTAGAATTCTCAACAAAATAA
- a CDS encoding DeoR/GlpR family DNA-binding transcription regulator, whose amino-acid sequence MLKAERHKYIMTKLVEEQKVVTTDLALALELSEDTIRRDLNELDSKKLLEKVYGGAVQVTEKSADVFNINISGEDEKMKIVTKALSLLHDDQVIIMSGGSTNLVFAKLIPADLKATIYTYSLPIAMQLSQHPNIDLIFIGGKMQKNAMVTIGMDVIQVVSKIKADICFIGASSINIKQGLTEIGYEISIVKKAMIEASDRVVSMFSSDKLDTKMPHVVCDLKQLDTIVTNLDPEDVSLEEYRKSGVFIL is encoded by the coding sequence ATGCTGAAAGCCGAAAGACATAAATATATCATGACGAAACTTGTTGAAGAACAAAAAGTTGTCACAACAGATTTGGCTTTGGCTCTGGAATTATCCGAGGATACAATTAGGAGGGATTTAAACGAACTCGATAGCAAAAAGCTTTTAGAGAAGGTTTATGGTGGAGCAGTGCAGGTAACAGAAAAATCAGCAGATGTTTTTAATATTAATATATCTGGAGAAGATGAGAAGATGAAGATAGTTACAAAGGCGTTGTCTTTGCTTCATGACGATCAGGTTATTATAATGAGCGGTGGAAGCACCAACTTGGTTTTCGCAAAGCTAATTCCAGCAGATTTAAAAGCTACTATATATACATATAGTCTTCCAATTGCGATGCAGCTTTCGCAGCATCCGAATATTGATTTGATTTTTATTGGTGGAAAAATGCAGAAAAATGCAATGGTAACAATTGGTATGGATGTTATTCAGGTTGTTTCTAAAATCAAAGCAGATATTTGTTTCATTGGAGCGAGTAGCATTAATATTAAACAAGGTTTAACTGAGATTGGATACGAAATTTCAATAGTAAAAAAAGCTATGATAGAAGCTTCTGATAGAGTGGTTTCGATGTTTTCTTCTGATAAATTGGATACTAAAATGCCTCATGTGGTTTGCGATTTAAAACAATTGGATACCATTGTTACTAATCTGGATCCTGAAGATGTAAGTCTTGAAGAGTACAGAAAATCGGGCGTTTTTATACTTTAA
- a CDS encoding PQQ-binding-like beta-propeller repeat protein, with protein sequence MKNLFSRILLLFIIVSGFSQNAEKSEKIKFVQLTDLHVSVGNDNDFLLQNIVKEINNSDFEFAIVTGDLTNRGADDELKQVHSILSKLKIPYYVISGNHETNWSESAGLTYKKIFGEDRFVFSKGDYVFIGFPCGPYMKMGDGFVKHEDVLWLDKTLQENLKNNNKKVLNFAHYPLDNSVSNYKEVLSVLQKYPTVATFCGHGHTLKKYDFSGLSGIMGTSITSLDGKTKSYNEVIISKDSISIYQKEIDKPAIFRFSVPSKPSKIEIPKDNLVMQSPFIKDVASIYSLPAFDKKNIYFTNSIGEIKSINLKNKNVNWKTETGNSIYFSPIIIKNTLVIGTIEGNLQGFDTQSGKQKWTIPVGGVLVGSPIAENNKVYTASSTAFVCADAVTGKVIWKNNLPASYSQGIPLIEGDKIIFGVWDSYVYCLDKNTGNLIWKWNNGNDKQILYSAGNVNMVSTKSRLYFVTPQRFLTILDIETGKALLRTSKWKIRESMGKSQDGKWFYGKTMDGELVRVPLNDDIELTEENVISQSKVLDLKLGYEHNPAGILEKNNKIYIGSRKGEVIIVDAEKFEIIKQINLGSSSINGFTVDDKGQVWTSLIEGGIYLLE encoded by the coding sequence ATGAAAAATTTATTTTCAAGAATATTATTGCTTTTTATAATTGTTTCGGGTTTTTCTCAAAATGCAGAAAAATCAGAAAAGATCAAGTTTGTACAGCTTACTGATCTGCATGTTTCAGTAGGAAACGACAATGATTTTTTATTGCAGAATATTGTAAAAGAAATCAATAATTCTGATTTTGAATTTGCAATTGTAACGGGTGATTTAACCAATCGCGGTGCCGATGACGAATTAAAACAAGTGCATTCAATACTTTCAAAATTGAAAATTCCCTATTATGTCATTTCAGGAAATCACGAAACCAATTGGAGCGAAAGTGCAGGTCTGACTTATAAAAAAATATTTGGAGAAGATCGTTTTGTGTTTTCGAAAGGAGATTATGTTTTTATCGGATTTCCATGCGGACCTTATATGAAAATGGGAGACGGTTTTGTAAAACATGAAGATGTGCTTTGGCTCGATAAAACTCTTCAAGAAAATCTTAAAAATAATAATAAAAAAGTACTGAATTTTGCTCATTATCCGTTAGATAACAGCGTGAGTAATTACAAAGAAGTACTTTCTGTTTTACAAAAATATCCAACTGTTGCCACTTTTTGCGGTCACGGACACACTTTAAAAAAATATGATTTCTCTGGTTTGAGCGGTATAATGGGAACATCGATAACTTCGCTTGACGGAAAAACAAAAAGTTATAATGAAGTAATTATCAGTAAAGACAGTATTAGTATTTATCAAAAAGAAATAGATAAACCAGCAATTTTTAGGTTTTCAGTTCCCTCAAAACCTTCTAAAATCGAAATTCCGAAAGATAATTTGGTAATGCAATCTCCTTTTATTAAAGATGTTGCTTCGATTTACAGTCTTCCTGCATTCGATAAAAAGAATATTTATTTTACTAATTCGATTGGAGAAATAAAATCAATCAATCTGAAAAATAAAAATGTGAACTGGAAAACAGAAACAGGAAATTCAATTTATTTTTCACCGATAATTATTAAAAATACACTTGTAATTGGTACAATCGAAGGTAATTTACAAGGATTTGATACACAATCAGGAAAACAAAAATGGACAATTCCTGTTGGAGGCGTTTTGGTAGGTTCGCCAATTGCAGAAAATAATAAAGTTTATACAGCAAGTTCTACAGCATTTGTTTGTGCAGATGCTGTGACAGGTAAAGTCATCTGGAAGAATAATTTACCTGCGTCTTATTCGCAAGGAATTCCGTTGATAGAAGGCGATAAAATAATTTTTGGAGTTTGGGATTCGTACGTTTATTGTTTAGATAAAAATACAGGAAATTTGATCTGGAAATGGAATAATGGAAATGATAAGCAAATCTTATATTCTGCTGGAAATGTAAATATGGTTTCGACAAAAAGCCGACTTTATTTTGTTACGCCACAACGTTTCTTGACCATTTTGGATATCGAAACAGGGAAGGCGCTTTTAAGAACTTCGAAATGGAAAATCAGAGAATCTATGGGTAAAAGCCAAGATGGAAAGTGGTTTTATGGAAAAACTATGGATGGAGAATTGGTAAGAGTGCCGCTTAACGATGATATTGAATTAACAGAAGAAAATGTAATTTCTCAAAGCAAAGTTTTAGATTTAAAGCTTGGATATGAACATAATCCGGCAGGAATATTAGAAAAAAATAATAAAATTTATATCGGAAGCCGTAAAGGAGAAGTTATAATTGTAGATGCTGAAAAGTTTGAAATTATAAAACAAATTAATCTAGGAAGTTCGAGCATTAATGGCTTTACAGTTGATGATAAAGGACAAGTCTGGACATCACTTATCGAAGGAGGAATTTATTTGTTAGAATAA
- a CDS encoding alpha/beta hydrolase family protein, with translation MKNYIFSVYNVFQKSSETSFRKKHKRKTLYTLYLILLFCSVKAATVDTIQVFSPSMNKNIKSCIIFPESYKKNDKKFPVVYLLHGYSGNYASWAKDFKELKSQVDQYNFIVVGVDGNYSSWYFDSPIDPSFKYETYVTKELVSYIDQKYRTIPNRENRAISGLSMGGHGALYLSFKHQDIFGAAGSMSGGVDFRPFPDNWDIKKRLGTITEFPENWEKYTVTNMLDLVKDNNLKLIIDCGFDDFFMEVNRQLHAKMLAQKINHDYIERPGKHDLKYWENSLKFQLLFFNNFFNDKTKN, from the coding sequence ATGAAAAACTATATTTTCTCTGTTTATAATGTATTTCAAAAAAGTAGCGAAACTTCATTTAGAAAAAAACATAAAAGAAAAACGCTTTATACCTTATATTTAATTCTCTTATTTTGTTCTGTAAAAGCAGCTACAGTTGATACTATTCAGGTTTTCAGTCCTTCAATGAATAAGAATATAAAAAGCTGTATTATATTTCCGGAGAGCTATAAAAAAAACGATAAAAAATTCCCTGTGGTTTATCTTCTTCACGGATATAGTGGGAATTATGCTTCTTGGGCAAAAGATTTCAAAGAGCTTAAAAGCCAGGTAGATCAATACAATTTTATTGTAGTCGGTGTAGACGGAAATTACTCAAGCTGGTATTTTGACAGTCCGATTGATCCAAGCTTTAAGTACGAAACTTATGTTACAAAAGAATTAGTTTCTTATATAGACCAAAAATACAGAACAATTCCTAATCGTGAAAACAGAGCCATTTCAGGCTTAAGCATGGGCGGGCATGGCGCTTTATATTTGTCGTTTAAACATCAGGATATTTTTGGTGCGGCCGGCAGTATGAGCGGAGGAGTAGATTTTAGGCCATTTCCTGATAATTGGGATATTAAAAAACGTCTAGGAACGATAACCGAATTTCCTGAAAATTGGGAAAAATATACCGTTACCAATATGCTTGATTTAGTAAAAGACAATAATTTAAAATTGATTATCGACTGCGGTTTTGATGATTTTTTTATGGAAGTAAACAGACAGCTTCATGCTAAAATGCTAGCCCAGAAAATAAATCACGATTATATAGAACGTCCAGGAAAACATGATCTTAAGTACTGGGAAAATTCCTTAAAATTTCAATTATTATTCTTTAATAATTTTTTCAACGATAAAACAAAAAATTAG
- a CDS encoding serine hydrolase — protein MKNRTAKIVFAFLILFGISGYTQKNSKKTFDVKQNEVYIDSMMTNALEKRFFPGAQVIVGSKDEVYISKNYGFEDYSKKQPVKNDDVYDLASMSKVLGATLVTMRLVGENQMKITDKLGDAVPFFKNTPIADLTLFELLTHTSGLKASITFYQDLLSTPDGSPLLSNQKSADYPELFDTMYVNKNIIYDTNYLSFTPKENWIQIYKNMWLKPEFYKTVYNQIAHANVNQRGKYVYSDLNLLLVKEMIEAKTGKKLDQLTKEIYTELGISKIGYNPLKWTSIENVTPTELDNFFRKDTIRGYVHDEAAAIFGGVSGNAGLFANAQSISIICQMLLNDGKFKGKQILKAKVVKEFIQSPLAKEGIYRGLGFDKRKPDEFFKANDFGHTGFTGTFFFMNPDNNRFLIILTNRVNPTRTNRLMYKDDFMAKIWREINR, from the coding sequence ATGAAAAACAGAACAGCTAAAATTGTATTCGCATTTTTGATTCTTTTCGGAATCAGTGGTTATACTCAGAAAAATTCTAAAAAAACTTTCGATGTAAAACAAAATGAAGTTTATATCGATTCGATGATGACAAATGCATTAGAAAAAAGATTTTTTCCTGGCGCCCAAGTTATTGTTGGAAGTAAAGACGAAGTGTATATTTCAAAAAATTATGGTTTCGAAGATTACTCGAAAAAACAACCCGTAAAAAATGATGATGTTTACGATTTGGCTTCGATGTCTAAAGTTTTGGGTGCAACATTAGTAACCATGCGTTTGGTGGGCGAGAATCAAATGAAAATTACAGATAAATTGGGCGATGCAGTTCCTTTTTTCAAAAATACACCAATTGCCGATTTAACACTTTTCGAATTATTAACGCATACTTCAGGATTAAAAGCGAGTATTACTTTTTATCAAGATCTGCTTTCAACGCCTGATGGTTCGCCTTTGTTGAGCAATCAAAAATCAGCAGATTATCCAGAATTGTTTGATACAATGTACGTAAATAAGAATATTATTTATGATACTAATTATCTTTCATTTACACCAAAAGAAAATTGGATTCAGATTTATAAAAACATGTGGCTGAAACCTGAATTTTACAAAACAGTTTATAATCAGATTGCTCATGCCAACGTTAATCAACGAGGAAAATATGTGTACAGCGATTTGAATTTGCTTTTAGTAAAAGAAATGATTGAAGCTAAAACGGGAAAGAAACTCGATCAATTGACAAAAGAAATTTATACCGAATTAGGTATTTCTAAAATTGGATATAATCCTTTAAAATGGACTTCTATCGAAAATGTAACGCCTACAGAATTGGATAATTTTTTTAGAAAAGATACAATCAGAGGATATGTTCACGATGAAGCAGCTGCAATCTTTGGAGGTGTTTCTGGAAATGCGGGTTTGTTTGCTAATGCGCAATCTATTTCGATTATCTGCCAAATGTTGTTAAATGATGGAAAATTTAAAGGAAAACAAATTCTAAAAGCAAAAGTGGTAAAAGAGTTTATACAATCGCCTTTAGCAAAAGAAGGAATCTACCGCGGACTTGGTTTCGATAAAAGAAAACCAGACGAATTTTTCAAAGCAAATGATTTTGGACACACAGGATTTACGGGAACTTTTTTCTTTATGAATCCTGATAATAATAGATTTCTCATCATTTTAACCAATAGAGTAAATCCAACCCGAACAAACAGATTAATGTACAAAGATGATTTTATGGCAAAAATCTGGAGAGAAATCAATAGGTGA
- a CDS encoding FAD-binding and (Fe-S)-binding domain-containing protein translates to MMSNQELQQLSESLEGTLLYDDLHKTLYSTDASVYRIRPNAVALPKTTADISKLICFAAKHNISVTPRTAGTSLAGQAVGDGLVIDVSKHFTKILGYNAEKKTVTVQPGVIRDELNLFLKPYNVFFAPITSTSNRAMIGGMVGNNSSGTTSIRYGVTRDKIVEVKTILSDGTEVSFGELTSAEFIEKTKGDTLENKIYKSVYDELSVKENQEEIIKEFPKPEIHRRNTGYAVDILLKSELFGGTEPTINIGKLLCGSEGTLAFTTEITLKVDDLPPAHNIMVVAHYHTIQESLESVVVAMKHHLYTCEMIDDTILDCTKTNREHIKNRFFLVGEPKAIMLFEVASHNLEDAEKQADALIADLDKHNFGYASVKIYGPDIDKANELRKAGLGLLGSIVGDNKAADSIEDTAVELSDLPAYIAEFSAMMLSHGQEAIYYAHAGAGELHLRPVLNLKKTSDLKLFRTIATDVAHLVKKYRGSLSGEHGDGIVRGEFIPFMIGDKNYELLKRLKLAFDPNSVLNIGKIVNALKMDENHRVISGRVEPDIKTFQDFSDSLGILRAAEKCNGSGDCRKMPSAGGAMCPSYRATRNEKETTRARANALREYLTYSEKENKFDQKELYEVFELCVSCKACASECPSNVDVATLKAEFLYQYQKANGFSTRSKIFANNAKLNKMGSLFPSITNFISNQSLVKKSMGIAPERQVPLLAKKTFRKWYANNKPTGTDFPNGRLYLFVDEFTNYYDVNIGIDAFELLTKLGYQVLVIEHQESGRTYLSKGFLEEAKKIANHNVNIFKDLVLANAPLIGIEPSAILTFRDEYLRLADDKEAAEKLSRNAFTIEEFFKKEIIDGKITPDSFSEETKEIKIHGHCHQKSLSSVEATFAMLNLPKNNTVTIYNSGCCGMAGSFGYEKEHYKVSMQMGEDTLFPKVRNTAENVKIAAAGTSCRHQIYDGTKREAQHPVSILRNCLK, encoded by the coding sequence ATAATGTCAAACCAAGAGTTACAGCAATTATCAGAATCATTAGAAGGCACACTTTTATATGATGATCTTCATAAAACACTTTATTCTACCGATGCTTCGGTTTACAGAATTAGGCCAAATGCTGTGGCATTGCCAAAAACTACGGCAGATATCAGTAAATTAATTTGCTTTGCGGCAAAACATAATATTTCTGTAACGCCAAGAACAGCGGGAACGTCATTGGCAGGTCAAGCAGTTGGAGACGGATTGGTGATTGATGTTTCGAAACATTTCACAAAAATTTTAGGGTATAATGCTGAGAAAAAAACGGTAACGGTTCAGCCAGGTGTAATTCGTGATGAACTGAATTTATTTCTAAAACCTTATAATGTGTTTTTCGCTCCAATTACTTCTACTTCAAACAGAGCAATGATCGGCGGAATGGTAGGAAATAATTCATCTGGAACCACTTCAATCCGTTATGGTGTAACTCGCGATAAAATTGTTGAGGTAAAAACCATTTTAAGTGATGGGACAGAAGTGTCTTTTGGTGAATTGACTTCGGCTGAATTTATTGAGAAAACGAAAGGAGATACTTTAGAAAATAAAATTTATAAAAGTGTTTACGACGAACTTTCTGTAAAAGAAAATCAGGAAGAAATTATAAAAGAGTTTCCAAAACCAGAAATTCACAGACGAAATACGGGATATGCTGTTGATATTTTGCTGAAATCTGAACTTTTTGGAGGAACAGAACCAACAATAAATATTGGGAAATTACTTTGCGGAAGTGAGGGAACTTTGGCTTTTACAACCGAAATCACTTTAAAAGTAGACGATTTACCGCCCGCGCATAATATTATGGTTGTGGCGCATTATCATACGATTCAGGAATCTTTAGAATCTGTTGTGGTGGCAATGAAACATCATTTGTACACTTGTGAAATGATCGACGATACGATTTTAGATTGTACTAAAACGAATCGTGAACATATTAAAAACCGCTTCTTTTTGGTTGGCGAACCAAAAGCAATTATGCTTTTTGAAGTGGCGTCACACAATTTAGAAGATGCAGAAAAACAAGCAGATGCGCTAATTGCAGATTTAGACAAACACAATTTTGGATACGCTAGTGTCAAAATTTATGGACCAGATATTGATAAAGCCAACGAACTGAGAAAAGCAGGTCTTGGACTTTTAGGGAGTATTGTGGGTGACAATAAAGCAGCCGATTCTATTGAAGATACTGCGGTGGAATTAAGCGATTTGCCAGCTTATATTGCAGAATTTTCAGCAATGATGTTAAGCCACGGACAAGAAGCAATTTATTACGCGCATGCTGGTGCTGGAGAATTGCACCTTCGCCCTGTTTTGAATTTAAAGAAAACATCCGATTTAAAACTGTTTAGAACCATTGCGACAGATGTAGCGCATTTGGTTAAAAAATACAGAGGTTCTTTAAGTGGTGAACATGGCGACGGAATTGTGCGCGGAGAATTTATTCCGTTTATGATTGGTGATAAAAACTACGAGCTGCTAAAAAGATTAAAATTAGCTTTTGATCCTAATTCAGTTTTGAATATCGGAAAGATTGTCAATGCGCTGAAAATGGATGAAAATCATCGTGTGATTTCTGGAAGAGTAGAACCAGATATTAAAACGTTTCAAGATTTTTCAGACAGTTTAGGGATTTTGCGCGCTGCCGAAAAATGCAACGGTTCTGGCGATTGCCGAAAAATGCCTTCTGCGGGCGGAGCAATGTGTCCAAGTTATCGTGCGACCCGAAATGAAAAAGAAACTACTCGTGCGCGTGCAAATGCATTACGTGAATATCTGACGTATTCTGAAAAAGAAAACAAATTTGACCAAAAAGAATTATACGAAGTTTTTGAGTTATGCGTAAGCTGTAAAGCCTGTGCAAGCGAATGTCCGAGTAATGTTGACGTTGCGACTCTTAAAGCTGAATTTTTATATCAATATCAAAAAGCAAACGGATTTTCGACCCGAAGTAAAATTTTTGCCAACAACGCCAAACTGAATAAAATGGGAAGTTTATTCCCGTCGATTACGAATTTTATTTCGAATCAGTCTTTGGTTAAAAAATCAATGGGAATTGCGCCTGAAAGACAAGTTCCGCTTTTAGCGAAAAAGACTTTCAGAAAATGGTATGCAAACAATAAACCGACTGGAACAGATTTTCCAAACGGAAGATTGTATTTGTTTGTGGATGAATTCACAAATTATTATGATGTCAATATCGGAATAGATGCTTTCGAATTATTAACCAAATTAGGGTATCAGGTTTTGGTTATAGAGCATCAAGAAAGCGGACGAACGTACCTTTCGAAAGGATTTTTAGAAGAAGCCAAGAAAATTGCCAATCACAACGTAAATATCTTTAAAGATTTGGTTTTGGCGAATGCTCCTTTGATTGGAATCGAACCTTCGGCAATTTTGACTTTCAGGGACGAATATCTTCGTTTAGCTGATGATAAAGAAGCTGCCGAAAAATTATCAAGAAATGCATTTACAATTGAAGAATTCTTTAAAAAAGAAATCATCGACGGAAAAATAACTCCAGATTCATTCTCCGAAGAGACCAAAGAAATTAAGATTCACGGACATTGTCATCAAAAATCTTTGAGTTCGGTTGAGGCAACTTTTGCTATGTTGAATCTCCCTAAAAATAATACGGTTACGATTTATAATTCAGGTTGTTGCGGAATGGCAGGTTCTTTTGGTTATGAAAAAGAACATTATAAAGTAAGCATGCAAATGGGCGAAGATACTTTATTTCCTAAAGTAAGAAACACGGCAGAAAACGTAAAAATCGCAGCAGCAGGAACAAGTTGTCGTCATCAAATTTATGATGGAACGAAACGTGAGGCACAACATCCGGTTAGTATTTTGAGAAATTGTTTAAAGTAA